From Solidesulfovibrio carbinoliphilus subsp. oakridgensis, the proteins below share one genomic window:
- a CDS encoding beta-hydroxyacyl-(acyl-carrier-protein) dehydratase FabA/FabZ: MSELFQAVVAAGQGDVRADEDGWYGREFVFGNDFPGFAGHFPGSPVLPAMVQMLAGASLASRWLDRIPEVRSVSNAKFLAPIAPDVAVTVQARAQGPDAAVVRVLLGDRLAATFTLGFSTSL; the protein is encoded by the coding sequence ATGAGTGAATTGTTCCAGGCGGTCGTGGCAGCGGGTCAGGGAGACGTCCGGGCAGATGAGGACGGCTGGTATGGGCGCGAATTCGTCTTCGGCAATGATTTCCCAGGCTTCGCTGGACACTTTCCGGGCAGTCCGGTCCTGCCGGCCATGGTCCAGATGTTGGCCGGGGCAAGCCTCGCGTCGCGGTGGCTGGACCGGATTCCGGAAGTCCGTTCAGTCAGCAACGCCAAATTCCTGGCCCCGATTGCGCCGGATGTGGCCGTGACCGTCCAGGCTAGGGCCCAGGGCCCGGACGCGGCCGTTGTTCGGGTCCTGCTGGGAGACCGACTGGCCGCCACCTTCACCCTCGGATTTTCCACCAGCCTATGA
- a CDS encoding acyl-CoA thioesterase, whose translation MRNHYFPSDPSAPSPLRAKVSRRVRFEEADPLGIVWHGRYASYFEDARECLGNAHGIGYADFFAQGYSIPLRRLIVDYLVPLTYPEEFTVEAILHWSAAMRLNYEFILRGQDDEVRATGCTVHLLVNDNMALQMTIPAFYRDFLDRWRAGGLVQP comes from the coding sequence ATGAGAAATCACTATTTTCCCTCCGATCCTTCGGCGCCGTCGCCGCTTCGGGCCAAGGTATCCCGGCGGGTGCGCTTTGAGGAGGCCGATCCCCTGGGCATCGTGTGGCACGGGCGCTACGCTAGTTATTTCGAGGACGCTCGCGAATGCCTGGGCAACGCCCACGGCATCGGCTACGCCGATTTTTTCGCCCAGGGCTACAGCATCCCCCTACGGCGACTGATCGTGGATTACCTCGTCCCCCTGACCTACCCAGAAGAATTCACCGTGGAAGCCATCTTGCACTGGTCCGCGGCCATGCGCCTGAACTACGAATTCATCTTGCGCGGCCAGGACGACGAGGTGCGCGCCACGGGCTGCACCGTGCACCTGCTGGTCAATGACAACATGGCTTTGCAGATGACCATCCCGGCTTTTTATCGGGATTTTCTCGATCGATGGCGCGCGGGAGGGTTGGTCCAGCCGTGA
- a CDS encoding lipid biosynthesis B12-binding/radical SAM protein: MKRVLVIASNTCQDPYPVYPLGASVVAGALRQAGYPTLVHDLALEASPDALVRVLEAFDPDCIGISVRNVDNVDSLSAEASWTGDALRDLVARLKTCGKAPIILGGPGFSLMPEALLEHSGADYGVTGPGEVALPALLDRLSIGKASPRIVAAPGSSRRVIGPAAWDDSVLPEYLKRGGVPGLHTKRGCPNACLYCGYPLVEGTIVRHRDPLEVVEDLRLARDRFGAREFFFTDAVFNDPEGGHLHLAEVLVRANLGVRFGAYFQPRRTTDAEWTLLKRAGLMAVEAGTDGGCDRTLEGLNKPHSMDDVFTFQEMCHAHRVPCAHFVIFGGPDETMETLEEGLANLDRLQGGCVFAFLGLRLHRGTGLHRLAVQEGRIQAGDALLRPTFYLSSHLDPALVEDRLRRAFAGRRDRFFPPEEGNLRMRVLRRMGYSGLLWDTLPTFASYKHGVIRS; the protein is encoded by the coding sequence GTGAAACGGGTACTCGTCATCGCCTCCAACACCTGCCAGGATCCCTATCCGGTTTATCCTCTCGGGGCATCCGTGGTGGCCGGAGCGCTACGGCAGGCGGGGTATCCGACCCTTGTCCACGACTTGGCGCTGGAGGCCTCCCCAGATGCTCTCGTGCGCGTCCTGGAGGCTTTTGATCCCGATTGCATCGGCATTTCTGTGCGCAACGTGGACAATGTGGATTCTCTGTCCGCCGAAGCGTCCTGGACTGGGGATGCCCTGCGCGACTTGGTGGCGCGTCTAAAAACCTGCGGCAAAGCCCCGATCATCCTGGGCGGCCCCGGTTTTTCCCTCATGCCCGAGGCACTGCTGGAGCATAGTGGGGCGGACTATGGAGTAACCGGCCCGGGCGAGGTCGCCTTGCCCGCGTTGCTGGACCGGCTGTCGATCGGAAAAGCGTCTCCCCGGATCGTGGCGGCTCCTGGGTCGTCCCGCCGCGTCATCGGCCCGGCCGCGTGGGACGATTCGGTATTGCCCGAGTATCTCAAGCGCGGCGGAGTGCCGGGCCTGCATACCAAGCGGGGCTGTCCCAATGCCTGTCTCTACTGCGGGTATCCCCTGGTGGAAGGGACCATAGTGCGCCACCGCGACCCCCTGGAGGTGGTGGAGGACCTACGCTTGGCCAGGGACCGCTTCGGAGCCAGGGAATTCTTTTTCACCGACGCTGTGTTCAATGACCCCGAGGGGGGCCATCTCCATCTGGCCGAGGTCCTGGTCCGTGCTAATCTGGGGGTGCGCTTTGGCGCCTATTTCCAGCCGCGCCGGACCACCGACGCTGAATGGACGCTCCTCAAACGGGCGGGGCTCATGGCCGTTGAAGCCGGGACGGACGGTGGATGCGATCGGACCCTGGAAGGCCTTAACAAGCCGCACAGCATGGATGACGTCTTCACCTTTCAGGAGATGTGCCACGCCCACCGCGTCCCTTGCGCTCATTTTGTCATCTTCGGCGGTCCGGACGAGACCATGGAGACCCTGGAAGAGGGGCTCGCCAACCTAGACAGGCTGCAGGGCGGTTGCGTCTTCGCCTTCCTGGGGCTGCGGCTGCACCGGGGCACCGGGCTGCATCGCCTAGCCGTCCAGGAAGGTCGTATCCAGGCTGGGGATGCGTTACTCCGACCGACCTTCTATCTTTCCTCCCATCTGGACCCGGCCCTGGTCGAGGATCGGCTGCGCCGAGCCTTTGCCGGAAGGCGCGACCGTTTCTTCCCGCCCGAGGAGGGTAATCTGCGCATGCGCGTGCTGCGGCGCATGGGCTATTCCGGGCTGCTGTGGGACACGCTCCCGACCTTTGCCTCCTACAAACATGGCGTTATCCGCTCATGA
- a CDS encoding DUF2062 domain-containing protein, which translates to MTVNPRVCLLIPVYNHGATLRAVVERALAVVPHVLVVDDGSTDGGPATLADLPVDLVTHRNNRGKGAAIMTGAAWAVSLGYTHVVTLDADGQHDPRDANTFLPVIQAEPAAIVVGARDFNTLNVPGASRFGRRFSNFWLRVQTGQVLDDVQSGFRAYPLAVLQALDLGETRYSFEVEVLVKAAWAGFLLREVPISVFYPPREARVSHFNAFMDNVRISLLNTKLTARAMMPMPQRKLCLDDQGSVSAIHPLKSLRLLLAQKETPMNLARSAAFGCLVGALPLPGLSCMIILLASGWLRLNKYAALAANQLCIPPFVQAACVLTGYFLRHGRFLTEYSVKTLGYQAGQRLFEWVLGSLVVAPTLAMAVGLLVFLLALPVRRSLEEKS; encoded by the coding sequence ATGACCGTTAATCCGCGCGTCTGCCTGCTCATTCCAGTCTACAACCACGGGGCCACCCTGCGCGCCGTGGTGGAGCGCGCCCTGGCCGTCGTTCCCCACGTGCTGGTGGTGGACGACGGTTCGACCGACGGCGGTCCGGCCACCCTGGCTGATCTTCCCGTCGACCTGGTGACGCACCGGAACAACCGAGGCAAGGGAGCGGCCATCATGACTGGCGCGGCCTGGGCCGTAAGCCTCGGCTACACTCACGTGGTCACCCTGGACGCCGACGGGCAGCACGATCCCAGGGACGCCAACACGTTTCTGCCCGTCATCCAGGCGGAGCCCGCTGCGATTGTCGTGGGGGCCCGCGATTTCAACACCCTCAACGTGCCAGGGGCCTCGCGATTCGGTCGGCGCTTCTCCAACTTTTGGCTGCGCGTCCAGACCGGACAGGTGCTGGATGACGTGCAGTCGGGGTTTCGGGCCTACCCTTTGGCCGTGCTCCAGGCCCTCGACTTGGGCGAGACACGCTACTCCTTCGAGGTGGAGGTGTTGGTCAAGGCGGCCTGGGCCGGGTTTCTCCTGCGTGAGGTCCCCATATCCGTGTTCTATCCGCCGCGCGAAGCCAGGGTCTCCCATTTCAATGCCTTTATGGACAACGTGCGCATCAGCCTGCTCAACACCAAGCTGACCGCCAGGGCCATGATGCCCATGCCCCAAAGGAAGCTGTGCCTGGACGACCAGGGGAGCGTGAGCGCGATCCATCCACTTAAGTCCCTGCGCCTGCTCCTGGCTCAGAAGGAGACGCCCATGAACCTGGCCCGATCGGCCGCGTTCGGCTGTCTGGTGGGGGCGCTGCCCCTGCCGGGACTTTCGTGCATGATCATCCTGTTGGCTTCTGGATGGCTGCGGCTCAACAAATATGCCGCTCTGGCCGCCAACCAATTGTGTATCCCGCCGTTCGTGCAGGCCGCCTGCGTACTGACGGGGTACTTTCTGCGCCATGGCCGCTTTCTGACCGAGTATTCTGTGAAAACCCTGGGCTATCAGGCCGGACAACGCCTTTTCGAATGGGTGCTCGGCTCCCTGGTAGTGGCGCCAACCCTGGCCATGGCCGTCGGCCTGCTGGTGTTTCTCCTGGCCCTGCCCGTGCGACGTTCCCTGGAGGAGAAGTCATGA
- a CDS encoding lysophospholipid acyltransferase family protein, whose amino-acid sequence MTRTPRWSSRSLGSRLQHEFFYACIWLGGWRLAYAVLATVVLFYTLRPAVRERSRPYLSRRFPGAGRLSMFLHAFRLNLAFGKVLVDRAARGITGQGKVDAPREEMARFTRLLDMGRGLLVLTAHVGAWQWAMSELSFTGRRMHVLYRRDTGDVDRQYFEHVGGDDGPRFIDPCSDFGGVIEVMAALRAGEVVCAMGDRVLGDAGNTVEATLLGGKVRLPLGPFLIAARLATPMALVFVPRTGACRARVLVPRVFEDTHGSDPMVMADEFARALEDFARDAPYQFYNFYDLWASPGILAASSPRDENI is encoded by the coding sequence ATGACGCGCACTCCCCGATGGTCCAGCCGCAGTCTCGGTTCTAGGTTGCAGCACGAATTCTTCTACGCCTGTATCTGGCTGGGGGGATGGCGTCTGGCCTACGCGGTGCTGGCAACGGTGGTCCTTTTTTACACCCTCCGTCCGGCGGTGCGGGAGCGCTCACGCCCCTATCTATCCCGGCGCTTTCCGGGGGCGGGGCGGCTTTCCATGTTCCTGCATGCCTTCCGGCTTAATCTTGCCTTCGGCAAGGTCCTGGTGGACCGGGCCGCGCGGGGTATCACCGGGCAGGGAAAGGTGGACGCCCCCAGGGAGGAGATGGCCCGATTCACCCGGTTGCTGGACATGGGGCGGGGACTTTTGGTCCTCACCGCCCATGTCGGAGCCTGGCAGTGGGCCATGTCCGAGCTTTCCTTCACTGGACGGCGGATGCACGTGCTCTACCGTCGCGACACGGGCGACGTGGACCGGCAGTACTTCGAACACGTCGGAGGGGACGACGGGCCGCGCTTTATCGATCCCTGTTCCGATTTCGGCGGGGTTATTGAGGTCATGGCCGCCCTGAGGGCCGGAGAGGTGGTTTGCGCCATGGGCGACCGCGTCCTGGGGGACGCGGGCAACACGGTGGAGGCTACTCTGCTGGGCGGGAAGGTGCGCCTGCCTCTGGGGCCATTTCTCATAGCCGCCAGACTTGCGACACCGATGGCCCTGGTTTTCGTGCCGCGAACCGGTGCGTGCCGGGCGCGGGTGCTGGTGCCCCGAGTATTCGAGGACACCCACGGGTCTGATCCCATGGTAATGGCTGATGAATTCGCCCGGGCGCTGGAGGATTTTGCGCGCGACGCGCCCTACCAGTTTTATAATTTCTATGACCTTTGGGCGTCACCGGGA
- a CDS encoding MMPL family transporter: MTFPCLIMRLNRWFATHRRVGFWCLGLFLVAGLTGMVFLRPVENIASMIPDDGSGLAGDFRLIQKAPFTRRVLIDVAAPPGAASTDLAAAGDALAAALPAVLFPEVRDGPEIGNPATFVSGMLDLLPALFTERDRREIEKRLTPEAIRRSLRECVRTLTSPEGLGMKEVLRRDPLGFRQLALAKLVHLRLSDALRMEQGRFMSQDGRHLLLIARPAPEMTDSDGAGQVMTAFLQARAVLPPGYTATLIGGYRHTQANVAAIKSDMSMVLAASSLGLALIFLSWLRTRAGLFAFLLPLTILPPAALATRLVFGSISGITIGFGSVLMGVAADYSIYVYFALRASPDSARTALSRVAAPVWYGASTSLVSFAALLFSAMPGVRELAFFSLSGLSLALILALVVLPCLIGPGGVPAGEAPRLPPKPLLTPWQALVLVALVLAIGAYWGGSVRFDSDLRSLSASGLDIKEDEAMMHSVWGSMRDRTMVFAQGGSLDDALAANREFFDQASGESDATGLISLAPILPPRQVQAANVARWRALFTPEQVAGLRATVASEAASLGFTLDAFDPFWNALDDPAPARATPGRLRAIGLGEAVDLLLTSDASGSLVISLMSDNAGIIAVGESLPAGVRVVSRNTFARELTTAVRSDFTRFILLALGGNLVLLYVFLRSVRSTLLSLLPTAVGLALLFGAMGVLAVDLNLFGVIAIPLVIGIGVDYGIFMALEGGRDGTTMRAVVVAGLSTIVGFGALALARHPALHSIGLTVLIGISGSVLASCLFVVPLGRRG; this comes from the coding sequence ATGACATTCCCCTGTCTGATCATGCGGTTGAACCGGTGGTTCGCGACTCACAGACGGGTCGGATTCTGGTGCCTGGGGCTCTTCCTGGTGGCGGGGCTGACGGGCATGGTCTTCTTGCGACCCGTGGAGAACATCGCCTCCATGATCCCGGACGACGGCTCCGGCCTGGCCGGGGATTTTAGGCTCATCCAAAAGGCTCCGTTCACCCGGCGCGTGCTCATCGACGTGGCCGCGCCTCCGGGAGCGGCTTCAACGGATCTGGCCGCCGCTGGGGATGCCCTGGCGGCGGCGTTGCCGGCCGTCCTGTTTCCGGAAGTGCGTGATGGGCCGGAAATAGGGAACCCTGCGACCTTTGTCTCCGGGATGCTCGACCTTCTGCCGGCGCTCTTTACCGAGCGGGACCGGCGCGAGATCGAAAAGCGGCTGACGCCGGAAGCGATACGCCGGTCCCTGCGCGAGTGCGTGCGCACCCTGACCTCCCCCGAGGGCCTGGGCATGAAGGAAGTCCTTCGAAGAGATCCCTTGGGCTTTCGTCAACTGGCCCTGGCCAAACTGGTCCACCTGCGCCTGTCCGATGCGTTGCGTATGGAGCAGGGGCGCTTCATGAGCCAGGACGGGCGGCACCTGCTCCTCATCGCCCGTCCCGCTCCGGAAATGACCGATTCCGACGGCGCAGGCCAAGTCATGACGGCCTTCCTCCAGGCCCGGGCCGTACTGCCCCCGGGCTACACGGCCACGCTGATCGGCGGCTACAGGCACACCCAGGCCAACGTCGCCGCCATCAAGTCCGATATGTCCATGGTGTTGGCGGCGTCATCCCTCGGGCTCGCCCTCATCTTTCTGTCTTGGCTGCGCACCAGGGCCGGGCTGTTCGCCTTCCTGTTGCCCCTGACCATCCTGCCCCCGGCGGCCCTGGCCACACGACTGGTCTTCGGATCCATCTCGGGCATCACCATTGGCTTCGGCTCCGTGCTCATGGGAGTGGCGGCGGATTACTCCATCTACGTCTATTTCGCCTTGCGCGCCTCTCCGGATTCCGCCCGGACGGCTCTGAGCCGCGTGGCCGCACCGGTCTGGTACGGGGCGAGTACCTCCCTGGTTTCCTTCGCAGCTCTGCTGTTTTCCGCCATGCCGGGCGTGCGGGAGCTGGCCTTTTTCTCCCTGAGCGGGCTTTCCCTGGCGCTCATCCTGGCACTGGTGGTTCTGCCCTGCCTGATCGGTCCGGGGGGCGTCCCGGCCGGGGAAGCGCCAAGGCTTCCACCCAAGCCGCTGCTCACCCCGTGGCAGGCGCTTGTCCTGGTTGCCCTGGTCCTTGCCATCGGGGCGTACTGGGGCGGGAGCGTGCGCTTCGATTCCGATCTGCGCTCGCTTTCCGCCTCCGGTCTCGACATTAAAGAGGACGAGGCCATGATGCATTCCGTTTGGGGGAGCATGCGGGATCGGACCATGGTCTTCGCCCAGGGGGGCAGTCTGGATGACGCCTTGGCGGCCAACCGGGAATTCTTCGACCAAGCTTCGGGGGAATCGGATGCAACTGGCCTCATAAGCCTCGCCCCGATACTGCCGCCAAGGCAGGTGCAAGCCGCCAATGTCGCCAGATGGCGGGCCTTGTTCACTCCCGAACAGGTGGCCGGGCTTCGTGCCACGGTCGCATCCGAGGCGGCATCTCTCGGATTTACGCTGGACGCGTTCGACCCCTTCTGGAACGCTCTGGATGACCCTGCCCCGGCGCGGGCCACACCCGGGAGACTGCGCGCCATCGGATTGGGCGAGGCGGTTGATCTGCTGCTGACCAGTGACGCAAGCGGCTCTCTGGTCATCAGCCTAATGTCGGACAACGCCGGCATCATCGCCGTGGGCGAAAGCTTGCCCGCCGGGGTTCGGGTCGTTTCCCGCAACACGTTCGCCAGGGAACTGACCACGGCCGTCAGATCCGACTTCACACGTTTCATCCTGCTGGCCTTGGGCGGCAACCTTGTCCTGCTTTACGTCTTCCTGCGTTCGGTCCGGTCGACCCTGCTGTCCCTGCTGCCCACCGCCGTCGGTCTAGCCTTGCTGTTTGGCGCCATGGGAGTTCTAGCTGTCGATCTGAATCTTTTCGGCGTCATCGCCATCCCCCTGGTCATCGGCATCGGAGTGGACTACGGCATCTTCATGGCCCTGGAGGGCGGCCGCGACGGAACCACCATGCGCGCCGTCGTCGTGGCAGGCCTGTCCACCATTGTCGGGTTCGGAGCGCTGGCCCTGGCCAGACATCCGGCCCTCCATTCCATCGGACTTACCGTGTTGATCGGCATTTCCGGGTCCGTGCTGGCCTCCTGCCTGTTCGTGGTTCCCCTAGGGAGGCGCGGATGA